In the Arachis stenosperma cultivar V10309 chromosome 8, arast.V10309.gnm1.PFL2, whole genome shotgun sequence genome, AGGGATCCGAGGTTGGAGTGCGTCGCCGGTCCCTGGACGCTCCGTCGCCGCCGCTGGGGATGGGTGGCCAAGTGCCGGTGGTTTTGCATCTGCTttttctgcttcttcttctgctgCATCAGCTTCTTTTGCTACATCTGCTTCTGCCGGCGGGAAGGGGAagggggaaggggaaggggGAAGGGGGGACGGCGGGGGGACGGCGCCGGCGGCGAAGAGAGGGAGGAGGGAAAGTGGAAAAAGtcggagaagaagaggaagaaaatgaCGCGGGTGGGGGGAAGGGGGAAAGGACGCGGGGTGGTGGGAAGGGGAGAGGGGGAGGAGGAGTGGGAAGGGTAAAGGGGGGAGTGGGACGGCGAGCCATTGCCGTTGGAGTCCGCCTCACCGCCTCGCTTCTGCCGCCTCACGCCTCGCCGCCTCACGTCGCTGCCTCCGCCTCGCTTCTGCCGCCTCACACCTCGCCGCTTCCGCCTCCGCCTCACGCCTTACTTCTGCTTTCTTGCTTTCTGTTTCTGTTTGGTGttgtttctgtttttatttGGTGTTGTTTCCTGCTTTCTTGGTGGTGGtcttggtggtggtggtggtggttggtggtggttgtggttgtggttgtggttgtggttatggttggtgttggtgttggttgTAGTGCTGGTGCTGGTGGTGGTTGTGGTGCTGGTGCTGGTGTtggtagtggtggtggtggaagaGGTAATTGTGTTGGTAGTGGTGAGGGTATTTTGgtccaaaaaatttaaaaggacgattttaaattcaaataggactgatgagcggatattttatacgctttttgggggtaatttcttgtagattttagtatgttttaattagtttttagttaaatattattagtttttaagcaaaattcatatttctggactttactatgagtgtgtgtatttttctgtgatttcaggtattttctggctgaaattgagggagctgagcaaaaatctgacttaggctgaaaaaggactgctgatgctgttggatcctgacctccctgcactcgaaatggattttctggagctaaaggagtccaattggcgcgctctcaacggcgttggaaagtagacatccagggctttccagcaatatataatagtccatactttgcgcaaggatagacgacgtaacttggcgttgaatgccaagtacacgctgctgtctggagttaaacgccagaaaaacgtcatgatccggagttgaacgcccaaaacacgtcaaaacctggagtttgacgccaagaaaggcctttacacgtggaaagctttagtctcagccccagcacacaccaagtgggccccagaagtggatttctgcaccaattatcttagtttattcattttttttgtaaacctaggttactagtttactatttaaacaactttacagacttatcttggacctcatgacattttcagatctgaattacatactttgtgacggcatgagtctctaaactccatgttgggggtgaggagctctgcagcgtctcaatgatttaatacaattcctttgttttccattcaaacacgcttgttcttatctaagatgtttattcgcgcctaactgtgaagaaggtgatgatccgtgacactcatcaccttcctcaatccatgaacgtgtgcctgacaaccacctccgttctacatcagactgaatgaatatctcttagattccccaacagaatcttcgtggtataagctagatggatggcggcattcatgagaatccggaaagtctaaaccttgtctgtggtattccgagtaggattccaggattgaatggctgtgacgtgcctcaaacttgcaacctgctgggcgttagtgacagacgcaaaagagggattctattccagtaggaagcgggaaccaaccggtgattggccgtactgtgacagagtgcgtgagcattagctttcactgcgaggatgggaagtagccattgacaacggtgacaccctacatagagcttgccatggatagaccttgcgtgtgagaagaggatctcaaggaagagttgaagttcaaaggacaaagcatctccaaaactccaacatattctccattactgcacaacaagtaacatattccccagtcctttataaacaagtaactctattgttcaagtaatccaaacaattttgttgacatcctgactaagacaaataaaataaacattgattgcttcaagccaataatctccgtgggatcgacccttactcacgtaaggtattacttggacgacccagtgcacttgctggttagttgaacggaattgtgaaaagaaagtaatcagttagttgagttagtttaactttttggcacatgccaaggaaccactaatcaagaatcacaatttcgtccaccaagtttttggcgccgttgccggggattattgagtttggacaattgaaggcttattttatttcttagattaggaataatttatttttatttttatttttatttttttattattatagagtcattaaatcttgataggatagtttcttttcaaaaatttcttttcaaaatttattatttttcgttattagttgctaattttcgtgagtttagtgtcttgttctaagtttggtgtcaattgcatatcttatattttttctttaaaattttcgacttgtgttctttgttcttcattgatcttcaagttgttcatgtttatttttcttgtttgatctttaatttttcttattctgtgtcttttcttgtttttcttgtgctttttcaaaacattagttttcaaaaatttattttatccataaaaataatacatctttaaaatacgttacattttaaatcagttggttatagcgttggcttatgttcttggcaattgggcaccagttcttttgaaaatcttttttcaaaaataatttttcttgattgaatcttgtgccaaactttaagtttggtgtttcttgttaatctcttataattttcgaaattttcttagagttttctaaaaattttaagtttggtgttctttcttttgttcttggtgttcttgtgaatcttcaaggtgttcttggatttttcttgtgtcttgatcttaaaatttttaagtttggtgttccttggtgttttccctccaaaaattttcgaaaataaggagcactaaatctaaaaattttaaatcttgtgtcttttgtgtgtttttctctttcatcataaaattcaaaattcaaaaaaaaaaatttattttctaaccaattttaaaactactttttcgaaatttttaatataaaattcaaatttcaattccaaatttttcacaaaatattttcaaaatattttttttatatatatatttcgttttatttattccacttttataaaataaataaaatcaacatataaattatcccttgtgatctagtatggaagcaagtaggaatgaacagtccaagaggactctggggtcatatgctaaccccactactgcttcatatgggagtagtatctgtataccctccattggagttagtagctttgagctgaatcctcagctcattatcatggtgcagcaaaactgccagtattccggtcttccacatgaagaacctacagagtttctggcacaatttctgcaaattgctgatacagtacatgataaggaagtagatcaggatgtctacagactattactgtttccatttgctgtaaaagatcaagctaagaggtggttaaataaccagcctaagaacagcataaaaacatggaaacagctgtcagaaaaattcctgaatcactatttccctcccaaacggatgacacagctaaggctaaacatccaaggcttcaaacaaggagataatgaatccctttatgatgcttgggagagatacagagagatgctaagaaaatgcccctctgaaatgttttcagaatgggtgcaattagacatcttctactatgggcttacagaaaaagctcagatttctctagaccactcagctggtggatctatacatatgagaaaaacaattgaagaagctcaagagcttattgatacagttgccagaaatcagcatctgtacctaagcagtgaatcctctatgaaagaagaagctaaaacagtaactgcagaactcagtccagtggatcaggctaatgaattcaatcagcaattagattttctaactcagcagctagccgaattcaaggaaatattacaggaaacaagaatggctaacaggaacatggaagtgcaattaaagcagacagaaaagcaactgtcaaaacaaataatagaagaatgccaagcagttcaattaaggagtgggaaaacattaaatacctcacttcaaagcagcaggaaaccaagaaatgaacaagaggatactaaaaatccctctgaggacagtcagaggccagagaggaataaagctggcgctgaacgcccagatcatgctcattcctggcgttcaacgccagaaacaagcatggatctggcgttgaacgcccaaagggaacatggttctggcgttcaaacgccagtaacaaacaaggaagtggcgtctaacgccactccagctcccaccactggcattcaaatgccagtggggaatcagtcacatacaagtgctgacccTCCTacaaaggcttcccaacccacttctgtaggtaataaacctgcagcaactaaggttgaggaatacaaagccaaaatgccttatcctcaaaaactccgccaagcggaacaggataagcaatttgcccgctttgcagactatctcaggactcttgaaataaagattccgtttgcagaagcacttgagcaaataccttcttatgctaagttcatgaaagaaatcttaagtcataagaaggattggagggaaactgaaaaagtctacctcactgaagaatgcagtgcagtcattctgaaaagcttacctgagaagcttaaagatcctgggagctttatgataccatgcacattagagggtaattgtaccaagcaagctttatgtgatcttggggcaagtatcaacctaatacctgcatctaccatcagaaagcttggtttaactgaagaaattaaaccaaccaggatatgtcttcaacttgctgatggctctattaagtacccatcaggcgtgattgaagacatgattgtcaaggttgggccattcgcctttcctactgactttgtggtgctggaaatggaggagcacaagagtgcaactctcatactaggaagacctttcctagcaactggccgaaccctcattgatgtccaaaaaggggaagtaaccttgagagtcaatgaggaggagttcaagttgaatgttgtcaaagcaatgcaacatccagacaccccaaatgactgcatgagtgttgatattattgattctctggtaagagaggtcaatatggctgagagtttggaatcagagctagaggacatctttaaagatgttcagcctgatttggaggagtcagagaagataatagaacctctgaaaatccctcaagaagaggagaaacctccaaaacccgaactcaaaccattaccaccatccctaaaatatgcatttctgggagaaggtgatacctttcctgtaattataagctctaccttagagccacaggaagaggaagcactaattcaagtgctaaggacacacaagacagctcttgggtggtccatcagtgatcttaagggcattagcccagccagatgcatgcataagatcctattggaaggtgacgccaagcctgtagtccaaccacagaggcagctgaacccagccatgaaggaagtggtgcagaaggaggtcactaaattactagaggctgggattatttatccaatttctgacagcccctgggtgagccctgtccaagttgtcccaaagaaaggaggcatgacagtggttcataatgaaaaaaatgaactggttcctacaagaacagttacagggtggcgtatgtgcattgattatagaaggctcaatacagccaccagaaaggatcattttcctttaccattcatagaccagatgctagaaagactagcaggtcatgaatactactgcttcctggatggatattcaggttataatcaaattgcagtagatccccaggatcaggagaaaacggcgttcacatgcccatctggagtatttgcatacaggaggatgccatttggcctgtgcaatgcacctgcaacctttcagaggtgcatgctctccattttctctgatatggtggaaaaatttctggaagtcttcatggatgacttttcagtatttggagactcattcagctcctgccttaaccatttagcacttgttttgaaaagatgccaagagactaacctggttttaaactgggaaaaatgtcactttatggtgactgaaggaattgtccttgggcacaaaatttcgaacaagggaatagaggtggatcaagctaaggtagaagtaattgaaaaattaccaccacctgctaatgttaaggcaatcagaagctttctggggcatgcaggattctataggaggtttataaaggatttttcaaaaatcgccaaacctctgagcaacctgctagctgctgacacgccatttatctttgataaagagtgtctgcaggcatttgagactctgaaagctaaattggtcacagcaccaatcatctctgcaccaaactggacattaccatttgaattgatgtgtgatgccagtgaccatgccattggtgcagtgttgggacaaaggcatgacaagcttctgcacgtcatttactatgccagccgtgttctaaatgacgcacagaagaattacacaaccacagaaaagagctacttgcagtggtttacgccattgacaaatttagatcctatttagtaggatcaaaggtgattgtgtacactgatcatgctgctcttaaatatctactcacaaagcaggattcaaaacccagacttataagatgggtgttgcttctgcaagagtttgatatagaaataagagacagaaaagggacagaaaatcaagtagcagatcacctgtcccgaatagaaccagtagaaggggcgtccctccctctcactgaaatctctgaaacctttccagatgagcaactgtttgccatccaggaaatgccatggtttgcagacattgcaaactacaaggcagtgagattcatacccaaagagtacagtagggtgcaatcaaagaaattaatcacagatgcaaagtactatctttgggatgaaccatatctcttcaagagatgtgcagacggagtaatccgtagatgtgtgcctaaagaggaagcacagaagatcctttggcattgccatggatcacagtatggaggacattttggaagtgagcgaacagccacaagagtcctccaaagtggcttctactggcctactctctataaagattcccgagcatttgtgcttaattgtgacagttgtcaaaga is a window encoding:
- the LOC130945300 gene encoding hapless 2-like produces the protein MRRGEGEGEGEGGDGASEGWSCRRRRRKKEERRGLRQGIREEGKERGSAGGREDRRREEENDVRRAAREEEREGSEAELVHACSVAGPRLLLLHLLLPAGRGRGKGKGEGGTAGGRRRRRREGGGKVEKVGEEEEENDAGGGKGERTRGGGKGRGGGGVGRVKGGVGRRAIAVGVRLTASLLPPHASPPHVAASASLLPPHTSPLPPPPHALLLLSCFLFLAGAGGGCGAGAGVGSGGGGRGNCVGSGEGILVQKI